AAGACCGGATCCTGCAAGCGCTGGCTGGGATGCTGGAGTATCCGCAGCGAGTTAAGATCACCACGGCTGCGTTGGCTAAGCAATCGGGCATTTCGGAATCGGCGATCTATCGCTGTTTTTCCAATAAATCGCACATGTTTGCGGCTTTAATTGAATTCATTGAGAAAACATTATTTGTGCTGATCAATAAAATTCTGCAAGAAGAACAGCCGAATGCCAAGCAGATTGAAAACTTGTTACTGCTACTGCTAGGTTTTTCACAAAAAAATCCGGGCATGACGCGGATTCTGATTGGCGATGCGCTGGTCAATGAGAACGATCATTTGCAA
The DNA window shown above is from Nitrosomonas sp. Is35 and carries:
- the slmA gene encoding nucleoid occlusion factor SlmA, which translates into the protein MKHSNHSIKSSEREDRILQALAGMLEYPQRVKITTAALAKQSGISESAIYRCFSNKSHMFAALIEFIEKTLFVLINKILQEEQPNAKQIENLLLLLLGFSQKNPGMTRILIGDALVNENDHLQLRIHQLHDRLETTLKQALRFAVSEQRLKADVDIAAQANLFMCFVIGRWYQFVNSGFRRDPLANWETQRLILLPKELL